One genomic window of Hymenobacter sp. J193 includes the following:
- a CDS encoding zinc dependent phospholipase C family protein: MLLRFYRLPRVILVACGLLLLPTALLAWGNWGHQRVNRAAVLALPAPLRTFFYNHIDFIVTEAVIPDSRKYVINDRAEFPRHFIDLEDFGNQAISELPQTSAEAYKKYDAAMLDKSGRLPWYIQDVLAKLTQSMKNGRKDEILFLAADLGHYLGDATQPLHTSSNHDGQLTGQKGIHAFFESQLPEQFGKDYNFRLAEPRLLQDPAAEAWRIIAQSHAAADTLLALEKKLAAETPPANIYALNADGQIKKNVFNNPVHTPAYSAAYHQALNRMVERQLRTAAQATANFWYTAWVNAGKPDLTKLDADYTTQASAKNLKKELKEIRKGKLIDFRSFQEF; encoded by the coding sequence ATGCTGCTCCGTTTTTACCGTCTGCCGCGCGTTATATTGGTTGCCTGCGGCCTGTTGCTGCTGCCCACGGCTCTGCTGGCCTGGGGCAACTGGGGCCACCAGCGCGTAAACCGGGCGGCCGTGCTGGCGCTGCCCGCTCCGCTGCGCACGTTTTTCTACAACCACATCGACTTCATAGTGACGGAGGCCGTCATTCCCGACTCGCGCAAGTACGTCATCAACGACCGGGCGGAGTTTCCGCGCCATTTCATTGATCTGGAAGATTTTGGTAATCAAGCCATCAGTGAGCTACCACAGACCTCGGCCGAGGCCTACAAGAAGTACGACGCGGCCATGCTCGACAAAAGCGGCCGTCTGCCCTGGTACATTCAGGATGTGCTGGCCAAGCTCACGCAGTCGATGAAAAACGGGCGCAAGGATGAAATCCTGTTTCTGGCTGCCGACCTGGGCCACTACCTCGGCGACGCCACCCAGCCCCTGCACACCTCCTCCAACCACGACGGGCAGCTGACGGGCCAGAAAGGGATTCACGCGTTTTTCGAGTCGCAGCTGCCCGAACAGTTTGGCAAGGACTACAACTTCCGGCTGGCCGAACCGCGCCTGCTGCAGGACCCAGCCGCTGAAGCCTGGCGCATCATTGCCCAAAGCCATGCCGCTGCCGATACGCTGCTGGCGCTGGAAAAAAAGCTGGCCGCCGAGACGCCGCCCGCCAACATCTACGCCCTGAATGCCGACGGGCAGATAAAGAAAAACGTGTTCAACAACCCGGTGCATACGCCGGCCTATTCGGCGGCCTACCATCAGGCCCTCAACCGCATGGTAGAGCGGCAGCTGCGCACGGCGGCCCAGGCCACGGCCAACTTCTGGTACACGGCCTGGGTGAATGCTGGCAAACCCGACCTCACCAAGCTCGACGCCGACTATACAACTCAGGCCAGCGCTAAAAACCTGAAAAAAGAGCTTAAGGAAATCCGCAAAGGCAAACTCATCGACTTCCGTTCTTTTCAGGAGTTTTAG
- a CDS encoding PD-(D/E)XK nuclease-like domain-containing protein, which produces MPEPARRPDLLRLSYDDYRALPAIANSDLSRLRDALSGRPRREGGGNAPALSFGTAFHTALLEPEQYVPGYPVVNDTLIWWLVEGVKLREDLREMLEKGVPEPSCLFTDPATGTLCKLRADLVVDQPGQPYTIIDFKTTLARDYHHFVAQCSGYDYDRQAAFYSDALQAERFLLVGVQKVEPYHVFVYEVPPHMLEEGRAKYRRLLGFLNPKTQSAYLSTAAREMILELGHTPPEQEDDSAGLASDDDVIP; this is translated from the coding sequence ATGCCTGAACCTGCTCGCCGCCCCGACCTGCTGCGCCTGTCTTACGACGACTACCGCGCCCTGCCTGCCATTGCCAACTCCGACCTCTCGCGCCTGCGCGACGCCCTCAGCGGCCGCCCCCGGCGCGAAGGCGGCGGCAACGCTCCGGCCCTGAGTTTCGGCACCGCTTTTCATACGGCCCTGCTGGAGCCCGAGCAGTACGTGCCCGGTTACCCCGTCGTAAACGATACGCTGATCTGGTGGCTGGTGGAAGGCGTGAAGCTGCGCGAAGACCTGCGGGAGATGCTGGAAAAGGGGGTGCCGGAGCCCAGCTGTCTGTTTACGGACCCCGCCACCGGCACGCTCTGCAAGCTCCGCGCCGACTTAGTAGTCGACCAGCCCGGCCAGCCCTACACCATCATCGACTTCAAAACCACCCTGGCCCGGGACTACCACCACTTCGTGGCCCAGTGCTCGGGCTATGACTACGACCGGCAGGCCGCTTTCTACTCCGATGCGCTGCAGGCCGAGCGGTTTCTACTGGTAGGCGTGCAAAAGGTAGAGCCCTACCATGTATTTGTGTACGAGGTGCCGCCGCACATGCTGGAGGAGGGCCGCGCCAAGTACCGCCGCCTGCTGGGCTTTCTGAACCCCAAAACCCAGTCGGCTTACCTCAGTACTGCTGCCCGCGAAATGATTCTGGAGCTGGGCCACACGCCTCCCGAGCAAGAAGATGACTCCGCCGGTCTTGCTTCCGACGATGATGTAATTCCGTAG
- a CDS encoding glycosyl hydrolase family 18 protein, producing MKTTILRKVLALLVLLLGAAPAFAQFKVIGYMPSWTGDVNTVQYDKLTHINYAFLLPNADGSLRPIENPSKLQSLVATAHARGVKVLISVGGWMNDGNPTEFVSIGNNATYTRNFTTNLVNFANQYNLDGIDIDWEHPTSASANGYAAVMQDLATQLHSRGKLLTTAVAGGTWAGPYILSSVLNNVDFLNIMAYDDAAPAHSTYALASQSISYWRGRGLAANKTVLGVPFYGQAGGETYASLLSRGADPNADLFQGIGYNGIPTMKSKTNLAFDQGGGIMIWQLGGDATGTYSLLTAINQVVVQRNGTTPPPATGVATVYKDCNYTGTAKSLPAGNYNLAALQSRGILDNDISSLKANAGYEVVLYENDNFTGASLTVGSAGNGCLVGNVLGTGNWNDKTTSLRVRTTTTSPGFSVTLQAEAANVNNGMSAETTTDAGGGQNMGWVDAGDYLVWNGINFPTTGTYTIEYRVASGGSGGTISSDLNAGSIQFGNSTIPGTGGWQSWQTVSKTVTINAGTYNFGIYAQTGGWNLNWVRITRAGARTALAAKESEEAQATQLYPNPVKDRLHVVSKLNLAGSRYSLVDARGGQVSSGTLDKGSVNVADLKSGIYQLIITTKDEQQITRRFAK from the coding sequence ATGAAAACTACTATCCTGAGAAAGGTACTGGCGTTGCTGGTGCTATTGCTGGGCGCAGCCCCTGCCTTCGCGCAGTTCAAAGTGATTGGCTATATGCCCTCCTGGACCGGCGACGTGAACACTGTGCAGTACGACAAGCTCACCCACATCAACTACGCCTTTCTGCTGCCCAATGCCGATGGCTCTCTGCGGCCCATCGAAAACCCCAGTAAGCTCCAGAGCCTGGTAGCCACGGCCCACGCCCGGGGCGTGAAGGTGCTGATTTCGGTGGGCGGCTGGATGAACGATGGTAACCCGACCGAGTTCGTGTCCATCGGCAACAACGCCACTTACACCCGCAACTTCACCACCAACCTCGTCAATTTCGCCAACCAGTACAACCTGGATGGCATCGACATCGACTGGGAGCACCCCACGTCGGCGTCGGCTAATGGCTACGCGGCCGTGATGCAGGACCTAGCTACCCAGCTGCACAGCCGGGGCAAGCTGCTGACTACGGCCGTGGCCGGAGGCACCTGGGCCGGCCCCTACATCCTGAGCAGCGTGCTCAACAACGTGGACTTTCTCAACATCATGGCCTACGACGACGCGGCCCCGGCTCACTCCACCTACGCGCTGGCTTCGCAGTCCATTAGCTACTGGCGCGGACGCGGGTTGGCGGCCAACAAAACGGTGCTGGGCGTGCCGTTCTACGGACAGGCCGGCGGCGAAACCTACGCCTCCTTGCTCTCCCGCGGCGCCGACCCCAACGCCGACCTGTTCCAGGGCATCGGCTACAACGGCATTCCTACCATGAAAAGCAAAACCAACCTGGCCTTCGACCAGGGCGGCGGCATCATGATCTGGCAACTGGGCGGCGACGCCACGGGCACGTACTCCCTGCTGACGGCCATCAACCAAGTGGTCGTGCAGCGCAACGGCACGACCCCACCACCGGCGACGGGGGTAGCCACGGTGTACAAGGACTGCAACTACACCGGCACGGCTAAGAGCCTGCCAGCGGGCAATTACAACTTGGCTGCCTTGCAGAGCCGCGGCATCCTGGACAACGACATCTCCTCGCTCAAAGCCAACGCCGGCTATGAGGTGGTGCTCTACGAAAACGACAACTTCACTGGCGCCTCGCTGACGGTGGGCAGCGCTGGCAACGGCTGCCTGGTGGGCAACGTGCTGGGCACGGGCAACTGGAACGACAAGACCACCTCGCTGCGCGTGCGCACGACCACGACCTCGCCGGGCTTCAGCGTGACGTTGCAGGCGGAGGCGGCCAACGTGAACAATGGCATGAGTGCCGAGACGACCACGGATGCGGGTGGCGGGCAGAACATGGGCTGGGTGGATGCCGGCGACTACCTGGTGTGGAACGGCATTAACTTCCCCACCACGGGCACCTACACTATCGAGTACCGCGTGGCCAGCGGTGGCAGCGGGGGCACTATCTCCTCGGACCTGAACGCGGGCTCGATTCAGTTCGGCAACTCCACGATACCGGGCACGGGGGGCTGGCAGAGCTGGCAGACAGTCTCGAAGACGGTGACCATCAACGCCGGCACGTATAACTTCGGCATCTACGCCCAGACCGGCGGCTGGAACCTCAACTGGGTCCGCATCACCCGCGCCGGAGCCCGTACCGCGCTGGCGGCTAAAGAGTCGGAAGAGGCTCAGGCCACGCAGCTCTACCCCAACCCCGTGAAGGACCGCCTGCATGTGGTGTCGAAGCTGAATCTGGCCGGTAGCCGCTATTCCCTGGTGGATGCGCGCGGCGGCCAGGTAAGCAGTGGCACGCTGGATAAAGGCTCGGTAAATGTAGCCGACTTGAAGTCCGGCATCTACCAGCTGATCATCACCACAAAAGACGAGCAACAGATTACCCGCCGCTTCGCAAAGTAG
- a CDS encoding carbohydrate-binding protein, with protein sequence MKKLLLTLLGAAAALAGQAQPAKVQKTNTLPVYVHYMPWFETPQTSGNGQWGWHWTMDNRNPNVVDASGKRQIASHFYPLIGPYASSDPDVVEYHLLLMKLSGIDGVLVDWYGSAGTNGDLGNLLRNSNALINRTDETGLKFGLILEDRFTGSVANGRTNLDYARTNYFNRPEYIRYGAGNDPLLGVFGPITFNQPSQWTDILSAAREDVEFLTLWDNNNAGTNADGQYVWPWEDESLDNYYSYMEAYYRDRAPSKKTVLGVAYPGFHDFYAQGQNGGTSYFDIPHNSGQTLNQTLGLVNQYRANIDMLQLATFNDFGEGTIFEPTLETGFSYLTRIQQYTGVQYTEADLRQVLRLYNLRKQYAGNATKQSQLNQAFGYFVALRIADAVAMLNTVEGTTPPPSGQPIPGTIQAESFSAQSGALTGNTSDTGGGLNVDYFDTGDWLEYNVSVATAGTYTVGFRVASAYGGATLQLRNAAGAALGSVNVGNTGGWQTWQTISTNVTLPAGAQKIRVHAAASTGCNVNWVSFSPASSPGFSVTLQAESANVNNGMSAETTTDAGGGQNMGWVDAGDYLVWNNINFPTTGQYTIEYRVASGGSGGTISSDLNAGSIQFGNSTIPGTGGWQNWQTVSKTVTINAGTYNFGIYAQTGGWNLNWVRITKAGARTALATTSASQAVLEVYPNPVTSQLRIQTDMSLTDARYQILDAQGRVVASGPAGNGRLDVAALRQGVYTLVLTAANHAPLTRRFVK encoded by the coding sequence ATGAAAAAACTACTACTTACGCTGCTGGGTGCGGCGGCCGCGCTGGCCGGGCAGGCCCAGCCCGCCAAAGTTCAGAAAACCAATACGCTACCGGTGTATGTGCACTACATGCCCTGGTTTGAGACCCCGCAGACCTCCGGCAACGGGCAGTGGGGCTGGCACTGGACGATGGACAACCGCAACCCCAACGTGGTGGATGCCAGCGGCAAACGCCAGATTGCCTCGCACTTCTATCCGCTCATTGGCCCTTATGCTTCCTCCGACCCCGATGTGGTGGAGTATCATTTGCTGCTGATGAAGCTCTCGGGCATTGATGGCGTGCTGGTAGACTGGTACGGCTCGGCCGGCACCAACGGCGACCTGGGCAATCTGCTGCGCAACTCCAACGCCCTCATCAACCGCACCGACGAAACCGGCCTCAAGTTCGGGCTGATTCTGGAAGACCGGTTTACGGGCTCCGTTGCCAATGGCCGCACTAACCTGGATTACGCCCGCACCAACTACTTCAACCGTCCGGAGTACATCCGCTATGGCGCCGGCAACGACCCGCTGTTGGGAGTATTCGGGCCTATCACCTTCAATCAGCCCAGCCAATGGACGGATATTCTGTCGGCAGCGAGGGAGGACGTGGAGTTTCTCACGCTCTGGGACAACAACAACGCCGGCACCAACGCCGACGGCCAGTACGTGTGGCCCTGGGAAGATGAAAGCCTCGACAACTACTACTCCTACATGGAGGCTTATTACCGTGACCGGGCGCCTTCCAAGAAGACGGTGCTGGGCGTAGCGTATCCCGGCTTCCATGACTTTTACGCTCAGGGCCAGAACGGCGGCACCAGCTACTTCGACATCCCGCACAACAGCGGCCAGACGCTGAATCAGACGCTGGGCCTCGTGAATCAGTACCGCGCCAACATCGACATGCTGCAGCTGGCTACCTTCAACGACTTCGGCGAGGGCACCATCTTCGAGCCAACCCTGGAAACGGGCTTTTCCTACCTCACGCGCATTCAGCAGTACACCGGCGTGCAGTATACCGAGGCCGACCTTCGCCAGGTGCTGCGCCTCTACAACCTGCGCAAGCAGTACGCCGGCAACGCCACCAAGCAAAGTCAGCTTAATCAGGCTTTCGGCTACTTCGTGGCCCTGCGCATTGCGGATGCCGTGGCTATGCTGAATACGGTGGAAGGTACCACGCCGCCGCCAAGCGGGCAGCCTATTCCCGGCACTATTCAGGCTGAGAGCTTCTCGGCTCAGTCGGGCGCCCTGACGGGAAACACATCTGATACCGGCGGCGGCCTGAACGTGGACTACTTTGATACCGGAGACTGGCTCGAGTACAACGTCAGCGTAGCCACGGCCGGTACGTATACCGTCGGTTTCCGCGTGGCCAGCGCTTATGGTGGCGCTACCCTGCAGCTGCGCAACGCGGCCGGCGCGGCCCTGGGCTCGGTAAACGTGGGCAACACGGGCGGCTGGCAAACCTGGCAGACCATCAGCACCAATGTGACCCTGCCAGCCGGAGCGCAGAAAATTCGCGTGCACGCGGCTGCTTCCACCGGCTGCAATGTGAACTGGGTATCTTTCTCCCCCGCCAGCTCGCCGGGCTTCAGCGTGACGTTGCAGGCGGAGTCGGCCAATGTGAACAATGGCATGAGTGCCGAGACGACCACGGATGCGGGTGGCGGGCAGAACATGGGCTGGGTGGATGCCGGCGACTACCTGGTGTGGAACAACATCAATTTCCCCACCACGGGCCAGTACACTATCGAGTACCGCGTGGCCAGCGGGGGCAGCGGGGGCACTATCTCCTCGGACCTGAACGCAGGCTCGATTCAGTTCGGCAACTCCACGATACCGGGCACGGGGGGCTGGCAGAACTGGCAGACGGTATCGAAGACGGTGACCATCAACGCCGGCACGTATAACTTCGGCATCTACGCCCAGACCGGCGGCTGGAACCTCAACTGGGTCCGTATCACCAAAGCCGGGGCCCGCACCGCTCTGGCTACAACTTCGGCCAGCCAGGCGGTGCTGGAAGTGTATCCCAACCCAGTTACCAGCCAGCTCCGCATTCAGACGGATATGAGCCTGACCGATGCCCGGTACCAGATTCTGGACGCGCAGGGCCGGGTAGTAGCCAGCGGCCCGGCCGGCAATGGCCGCCTGGACGTAGCGGCCCTGCGGCAAGGCGTTTACACGCTGGTGCTGACAGCCGCCAACCATGCGCCGCTCACCCGGCGCTTCGTGAAATAA
- a CDS encoding carbohydrate-binding protein, giving the protein MKKNYSYGLSAALLLGSLSAQAQQPRPAGPAYSLGSSQALVRQLESQTAGTARRQTAPTVALRVSATQTFTGKVNYREDLATTGEYLVGEVQGVAGSSFLVRIDGKKVEGNIIFRATKRAYRYSADEAGNVSVQEVDINKVICIDYNQPTGYQERSGRSATQAAAAAVVSLQSYPGARGCILLDFDGQYVAGTPWNNGNPINAAPANMVNDNGKIQALWELVSEDFRPFSMNVTTDENVFNSYPKTMRMRCIITPTNTAAPGAGGVAYISSFNWNDDTPCWVFMSDDPKSAGEAASHEVGHTLGLGHDGRVNPAEGYYTGQDNAGAWAPIMGAGYYKPVTHWSRGEYNRASNTQDDLGIMASATYNVGYRNDDHSNGTSGATNLSRSGNNLSGGGIIERTADQDYFAFTTAGGAVTLNVNTVGRYGNLDIVARLFNGSGAQIGTFDTGGGGNLNTTISASLGAGTYYVQIDGTSSGSPATDGYSDYGSLGTYSISGTAPAGTTPPVTGVATMYKDCNYTGTATGLNAGDYNLAALQSRGILDDDVSSLKVNSGYEVVLYENDNFSGASLTVGSAGNGCLVNNALGTSNWNDKATSLRVRPVATAKAIPGKIEAEAFNAQLGTDKETTTDTGGGQNVNWYETGDWLDYSVNVAAAGTYTMQLRVASANGGATLQLRNAAGAVLGSVNVGNTGGWQTWQTISTNVTLPAGTQTLRLHASASTGCNVNWLNFTTTTSPGFSVTLQAEAANVNNGMSAETTTDAGGGQNMGWVDAGDYLVWNGINFPTTGTYTIEYRVASGGSGGTISSDLNAGSIQFGNSTIPGTGGWQSWQTVSKTVTINAGTYNFGIYAQTGGWNINWVRITRAAGGAVAQTTTLASKAVLELYPNPVTDRLMLASAKLQTGEQLRIVSMDGREVWRGTYDGKSVDVSALKPGLYTLVAETKDRQQLTSRFSKL; this is encoded by the coding sequence ATGAAAAAGAACTACTCATACGGGCTGAGCGCGGCCCTGCTGCTGGGCAGCCTCTCGGCCCAGGCGCAGCAGCCCCGGCCCGCCGGCCCGGCCTATTCGCTGGGCTCCAGCCAGGCGCTGGTGCGCCAGCTGGAAAGCCAGACCGCCGGCACCGCCCGCCGCCAGACCGCACCCACCGTCGCGCTGCGCGTGTCGGCCACTCAGACGTTTACCGGCAAAGTAAACTACCGCGAAGACCTGGCCACCACCGGCGAATACCTGGTAGGTGAGGTGCAGGGCGTAGCCGGCTCCTCGTTTCTGGTGCGCATTGATGGCAAGAAGGTGGAAGGCAACATCATCTTCCGGGCCACCAAGCGCGCCTACCGCTACTCGGCCGACGAGGCGGGCAACGTTTCCGTGCAGGAAGTCGACATCAACAAGGTCATCTGCATCGACTACAACCAGCCCACCGGCTACCAGGAGCGGAGCGGCCGCTCGGCCACGCAGGCCGCTGCCGCAGCGGTGGTGTCTTTGCAAAGCTACCCGGGCGCCCGCGGCTGCATCCTGCTCGACTTCGACGGGCAGTACGTAGCCGGCACGCCTTGGAACAACGGCAACCCCATCAACGCCGCGCCGGCTAACATGGTGAACGACAACGGCAAGATTCAGGCCCTGTGGGAGCTGGTGAGCGAGGATTTCCGCCCCTTCAGCATGAACGTGACCACGGACGAGAACGTGTTCAACTCGTACCCGAAGACGATGCGGATGCGCTGCATTATCACGCCCACCAACACGGCTGCGCCCGGCGCCGGCGGGGTGGCCTACATTTCCTCCTTCAACTGGAACGACGACACGCCCTGCTGGGTGTTTATGTCGGACGACCCCAAATCGGCGGGCGAGGCGGCTTCCCACGAGGTGGGCCACACCCTGGGCCTGGGCCACGACGGCCGCGTGAACCCCGCGGAAGGCTACTACACCGGGCAGGACAACGCCGGGGCCTGGGCGCCCATCATGGGCGCCGGCTACTACAAGCCCGTTACGCACTGGAGCCGGGGCGAGTACAACCGCGCCAGCAACACTCAGGATGACCTGGGTATCATGGCCAGCGCCACCTACAACGTAGGCTACCGGAATGACGACCACAGCAACGGCACCAGCGGTGCTACCAACCTGAGCCGCAGCGGCAACAATCTTTCGGGCGGGGGCATCATTGAGCGCACCGCCGACCAGGATTACTTTGCCTTCACCACCGCCGGCGGGGCCGTGACGCTGAACGTGAATACCGTGGGCCGCTACGGCAACCTCGACATTGTGGCGCGCCTGTTCAACGGCAGCGGCGCGCAGATTGGCACCTTCGACACGGGCGGGGGCGGCAACCTCAATACCACCATCAGCGCCAGCCTGGGCGCGGGAACCTACTACGTGCAGATTGACGGCACCAGCTCCGGCAGCCCCGCCACCGATGGCTACTCCGATTACGGCTCCCTGGGTACCTACAGCATTTCGGGTACGGCTCCTGCCGGCACGACGCCACCGGTGACGGGGGTGGCTACGATGTATAAGGACTGCAACTATACCGGCACGGCCACGGGCCTGAACGCCGGGGACTACAACCTGGCCGCGCTCCAGAGCCGTGGCATCCTGGATGATGACGTATCTTCGCTCAAAGTCAATTCCGGCTACGAGGTGGTGCTCTACGAAAACGACAACTTCAGCGGCGCCTCGCTGACGGTGGGCAGCGCCGGCAACGGCTGCCTGGTCAACAATGCCTTAGGTACCAGCAACTGGAACGATAAAGCCACCTCGCTACGCGTGCGCCCCGTGGCCACGGCCAAAGCCATACCCGGCAAGATCGAGGCCGAAGCCTTCAACGCCCAACTGGGTACGGACAAGGAAACCACGACCGACACAGGCGGCGGGCAGAACGTGAACTGGTACGAAACCGGCGACTGGCTCGACTACTCGGTGAATGTTGCGGCTGCGGGCACTTACACCATGCAGCTGCGCGTAGCCTCGGCCAACGGCGGCGCAACCCTGCAGTTGCGCAACGCGGCCGGTGCGGTGTTGGGCTCGGTAAACGTGGGCAACACGGGCGGCTGGCAAACCTGGCAGACCATCAGCACCAATGTGACGTTGCCGGCCGGCACGCAGACGCTGCGCCTGCACGCCTCTGCCTCGACGGGCTGCAACGTAAACTGGCTCAACTTCACGACCACGACCTCGCCGGGCTTCAGCGTGACGCTGCAGGCGGAGGCGGCGAATGTCAATAATGGCATGAGTGCCGAGACGACCACGGATGCAGGTGGCGGACAGAACATGGGCTGGGTGGATGCCGGCGACTACCTGGTGTGGAACGGCATTAACTTCCCCACAACGGGCACCTATACCATTGAGTACCGCGTGGCCAGCGGCGGCAGTGGGGGCACGATTTCCTCGGACCTGAACGCGGGCTCGATTCAGTTCGGCAACTCCACGATACCGGGTACGGGGGGCTGGCAGAGCTGGCAGACGGTCTCGAAGACGGTGACCATTAATGCCGGCACCTACAACTTCGGCATCTACGCCCAGACCGGCGGCTGGAATATCAACTGGGTCCGCATTACCCGTGCTGCCGGTGGCGCCGTGGCTCAGACGACTACGCTAGCATCCAAAGCCGTCCTGGAGTTGTACCCCAACCCGGTGACCGACCGACTCATGCTGGCCTCGGCCAAGCTGCAGACCGGCGAGCAATTGCGCATCGTGAGCATGGATGGCCGCGAAGTATGGCGCGGTACTTATGATGGCAAGTCGGTGGATGTGTCGGCACTGAAGCCGGGCCTCTACACGCTGGTGGCCGAAACCAAAGACCGCCAGCAACTGACCAGCCGCTTCAGCAAACTGTAA